A single region of the Devosia sp. FJ2-5-3 genome encodes:
- a CDS encoding hydroxyacid dehydrogenase, which translates to MMRPKLAFAMAADKTRHVFDTATVDRLGESCEILSRQPFEDLTTDAARAALAEADILVTGWGCPMITPALLRQMPRLKLIAHAAGTVKFTVDPLAYEAGIRVTHAAEANAVPVAEYTLAAILFANKAAFTLRDRYRADPSRMTSYALMDQPIGNFRRVVGIVGASRIGRRVIKLLKPFDIAVLLHDPFAHAGDPELAGVEMVALDSLMARSDVVSVHAPLLPDTRGMIGARHLRLMRDGATFINTARGGLVDEAALVAELETGRIQGVIDVTEPEIPPPDSPLFRLPNVFLTPHVAGAIGTERSRLGILVADEVERFVRGETLLYEVMPELLERLA; encoded by the coding sequence CTGATGCGCCCAAAACTTGCTTTTGCCATGGCAGCGGACAAGACGCGGCACGTGTTCGACACCGCCACGGTCGATCGCCTTGGCGAGAGCTGCGAAATCCTCTCGCGCCAGCCGTTTGAGGATCTGACCACTGACGCCGCCAGGGCGGCGCTGGCTGAGGCGGACATATTGGTGACCGGCTGGGGCTGCCCGATGATCACCCCGGCGCTGTTGCGGCAGATGCCGCGGCTGAAACTCATCGCCCATGCGGCGGGGACGGTGAAATTTACCGTAGACCCGCTTGCCTATGAGGCAGGGATCAGGGTGACGCACGCGGCGGAGGCCAATGCGGTACCGGTGGCCGAATATACGCTGGCGGCGATCCTTTTCGCCAACAAGGCGGCGTTCACGCTGCGCGATCGCTATCGGGCCGATCCGAGCCGCATGACCAGCTATGCCTTGATGGATCAGCCCATCGGCAATTTTCGCCGCGTGGTGGGCATTGTCGGTGCGTCCCGCATCGGGCGGCGCGTGATCAAGCTGCTCAAACCCTTCGACATCGCGGTGTTGCTGCACGATCCCTTCGCGCATGCGGGCGATCCCGAGCTGGCGGGGGTCGAGATGGTTGCACTCGATAGCCTCATGGCGCGGTCCGATGTGGTGTCGGTTCACGCGCCGCTGCTGCCGGATACGCGGGGCATGATTGGCGCGCGGCATCTGCGGCTGATGCGCGACGGCGCCACCTTCATCAATACGGCGCGCGGCGGGCTGGTGGATGAAGCCGCGCTCGTCGCCGAACTCGAAACGGGTCGTATCCAGGGGGTGATCGACGTTACCGAGCCGGAGATTCCGCCGCCCGATTCACCCTTGTTCCGGCTTCCCAATGTCTTCCTCACGCCCCATGTTGCCGGGGCGATTGGCACCGAGCGCTCCCGATTGGGCATTTTGGTCGCCGATGAAGTGGAACGGTTCGTGCGTGGCGAGACGCTTCTCTACGAGGTGATGCCCGAACTGCTGGAGCGATTGGCATGA
- the efp gene encoding elongation factor P, producing the protein MVKVIASSLRKGNVVEQDGNLHVVLTAENVHPGKGNSVTNVTMRRISDGVKVLGRWRTVEMVEKADVDDRVYDYLYSDGEGHHFMEPESFEQITVGDDVIGDQKAYLSDGMKVHLMTHEGIALSMELPQRMTFEIVETEPVVKGQTASSSYKPAVLNNGLRVMVPPHIDAGTRIVILTEDNSYVERAKA; encoded by the coding sequence ATGGTCAAGGTCATCGCCTCGTCCCTGCGCAAAGGCAATGTCGTCGAGCAGGACGGCAATCTGCACGTCGTCCTCACGGCCGAAAACGTCCACCCGGGCAAGGGCAATTCGGTGACCAACGTCACCATGCGCCGCATCTCCGACGGCGTGAAGGTCCTGGGGCGCTGGCGCACCGTGGAAATGGTCGAAAAGGCCGATGTCGATGACCGCGTCTACGACTACCTCTATTCGGACGGCGAAGGCCACCACTTCATGGAGCCGGAAAGCTTCGAGCAGATCACCGTTGGCGACGACGTGATCGGCGACCAGAAGGCCTATCTTTCCGATGGCATGAAGGTGCACCTGATGACCCATGAGGGCATTGCGCTCTCCATGGAACTGCCCCAGCGCATGACCTTCGAGATCGTCGAGACCGAGCCGGTCGTGAAGGGCCAGACGGCCTCCTCGTCCTACAAGCCCGCCGTTCTCAACAACGGCCTGCGCGTCATGGTCCCGCCCCATATCGACGCCGGCACCCGCATCGTCATCCTGACCGAAGACAATTCCTACGTGGAACGCGCCAAGGCCTGA
- a CDS encoding DUF2934 domain-containing protein, which translates to MRKNTALAERVRDTAYFLWEQDGCPEGRAMEYWLRAKTMHLRQLAYDRWLADGTPWDRSDLHWHEAEAEIDDK; encoded by the coding sequence ATGCGCAAGAACACAGCTCTGGCCGAACGCGTTCGCGACACGGCCTATTTCTTGTGGGAGCAGGACGGCTGCCCGGAGGGTCGCGCCATGGAGTATTGGCTTCGCGCCAAGACCATGCACCTGCGGCAGCTGGCCTATGACCGCTGGCTGGCGGATGGCACGCCTTGGGACCGATCCGATCTGCACTGGCACGAGGCGGAAGCCGAGATCGACGACAAATGA
- a CDS encoding ferritin-like domain-containing protein, protein MADKQLDDLFLDTLKDIYYAERQILKALPKMAKAASSPELRAGFEQHHTETEGQVERLERVFEILGKTPRGKTCDAILGILDEGKSIMEEFKDSPALDAGLAAAAQAVEHYEIARYGTLRAWAMQLGHKEAADLFGQTLAEEEATDKKLSQLATSVVNKKAA, encoded by the coding sequence ATGGCTGACAAGCAACTGGACGATCTCTTTCTCGATACGCTCAAGGACATCTACTACGCAGAACGTCAGATCCTGAAGGCGCTGCCGAAAATGGCGAAGGCCGCATCCTCGCCGGAGCTGCGTGCCGGTTTCGAACAGCACCATACGGAAACCGAAGGCCAGGTGGAACGGCTGGAGCGCGTCTTCGAGATTCTCGGCAAGACACCGCGCGGCAAGACCTGCGATGCCATCCTCGGCATTCTCGATGAAGGCAAGTCCATCATGGAAGAATTCAAGGACTCGCCGGCGCTCGATGCAGGTCTGGCCGCTGCTGCGCAGGCTGTCGAACACTACGAAATCGCCCGCTATGGCACGCTGCGTGCCTGGGCAATGCAGCTCGGTCACAAGGAAGCAGCCGATCTTTTCGGGCAGACCCTGGCCGAGGAAGAGGCGACCGACAAGAAGCTCTCCCAGCTGGCGACGAGCGTCGTCAACAAGAAAGCTGCCTGA
- a CDS encoding oligopeptide/dipeptide ABC transporter ATP-binding protein, translated as MSTLLTVENLSKIYTLGGGLFGPGRELVALNDINLTVEAGETLAIVGESGCGKTTLGRCIIKAQPVTSGKVFYHPKDGQRVELSALDKHAIKPWRRDIRMIFQDPMSSLNPNMRVFDIVAEPLRVHRIAKGRELEDKVIDTLAKVGISADAVGRYPHAFSGGQRQRIGIARALVLDPKLVIADEAVSALDVSIQAQVLNLLEDLKADFGLTYIFISHDLGVVNYIADRVVVMYLGHVVENAPTEALFERPRHPYSEMLLEALPIADPSRLKGRSTELKGEIPYLGNRPQGCPFHTRCKYAQDICRAEKPALRPINGSAQLAACHFAESLELKGAYGPAPIAPRALQSADGLPGHVGQ; from the coding sequence ATGAGCACGCTTCTTACCGTCGAAAACCTCTCCAAGATTTATACGCTGGGCGGCGGGCTCTTCGGTCCGGGCCGGGAGCTGGTGGCGCTCAACGACATCAATCTCACGGTCGAGGCGGGGGAAACCCTCGCCATTGTCGGCGAGAGCGGCTGTGGCAAGACCACGCTGGGGCGCTGCATCATCAAGGCGCAGCCGGTCACCTCGGGGAAGGTGTTTTATCACCCCAAGGATGGGCAGCGTGTTGAACTCAGCGCGCTCGACAAGCACGCCATAAAACCCTGGCGGCGCGATATCCGCATGATCTTCCAGGACCCGATGAGCTCGCTCAATCCCAACATGCGGGTCTTCGATATCGTCGCCGAACCGCTGCGGGTGCATCGCATCGCCAAGGGGCGCGAGCTTGAGGACAAGGTCATCGACACCCTCGCCAAGGTCGGCATTTCGGCTGATGCGGTGGGCCGCTATCCCCATGCCTTTTCGGGCGGGCAGCGGCAGCGCATCGGGATTGCCCGCGCGCTGGTGCTCGACCCAAAACTGGTGATCGCCGATGAGGCGGTGTCGGCGCTCGACGTTTCGATCCAGGCGCAGGTGCTAAACCTGCTTGAAGACCTCAAGGCCGATTTCGGGCTGACCTATATCTTCATCAGCCATGATCTGGGCGTGGTGAACTACATCGCTGACCGGGTGGTGGTGATGTATCTAGGCCATGTGGTTGAAAATGCGCCGACCGAGGCGCTGTTCGAGCGGCCCCGTCACCCCTATTCGGAAATGCTGCTCGAAGCCCTGCCGATTGCCGACCCGAGCCGGCTCAAGGGGCGGAGCACCGAGCTCAAGGGCGAAATCCCCTATCTCGGCAATCGCCCGCAGGGGTGCCCCTTCCACACGCGCTGCAAATACGCCCAGGACATCTGCCGGGCCGAAAAGCCGGCGCTGCGCCCGATCAACGGCTCGGCCCAGCTGGCCGCGTGCCACTTTGCCGAAAGTCTTGAGCTGAAGGGGGCCTATGGGCCAGCGCCCATCGCGCCGCGCGCGCTGCAATCCGCCGATGGATTACCCGGACATGTCGGGCAATGA
- a CDS encoding DapH/DapD/GlmU-related protein has translation MDEGDWHQSRLQYLTWDRTPEDIESGEHRARQAMLAERAGASFAPGAYVAADAAIFTTRLELGEQSWIAGHALVRGDVSFGSHCTVNPYAMISGRVRCGDGVRIASHVSLVGFNHGFDDPDVPIHQQKHESLGIIIEDDVWIGANAVVVDGVNVGRGAVIAAGAVVSRDVPPMAVVGGVPAKVLRFRGQGRSDEARAHLQSLGTRAATQWQDVLAANREGADYVSREHDGTARRSSRHLCDAIEIAAGFGAIPPELDVDAAIVRLQDMQDPATGLFPDPYQPPRPDRPMRDDGLALYNVLSAGYALEVLGSRPVHPIAAVELQGPDLCDWLESLPWRERAWGAGAAVDAIGTALYFNARYFTSGRAREALFGWLALNQDRGTGLWGSSTPGEGLLQPVNGFYRLTRGTYAQFGVAVPRTEAAIDSVLLNYRHYSGFAGATYTACNLLDTIHPLVLCLGQTDHRRHEAEAIARSIIARAGPRWVESRGFAFADGQEPGLQGTEMWLSVVHLAAKLLGLEADFAFVPKGVHRTKAVGLGL, from the coding sequence TTGGATGAGGGGGACTGGCACCAATCCCGCCTGCAATATCTCACCTGGGACCGGACACCGGAGGATATCGAAAGCGGAGAACACCGGGCCCGACAGGCCATGCTTGCGGAGCGTGCCGGGGCCAGCTTTGCGCCCGGCGCCTATGTGGCGGCGGACGCGGCGATTTTTACGACCCGGTTGGAACTGGGCGAGCAGAGCTGGATTGCCGGGCACGCGCTGGTGCGGGGCGATGTCAGTTTCGGCAGCCATTGCACGGTCAATCCCTATGCGATGATTTCGGGCAGGGTGCGCTGCGGCGATGGCGTGCGGATCGCCAGCCATGTGTCGCTTGTCGGCTTCAACCACGGTTTTGACGACCCGGATGTGCCGATCCACCAGCAAAAGCATGAGAGCCTGGGGATCATCATCGAGGATGATGTGTGGATCGGGGCCAATGCGGTGGTGGTGGACGGGGTGAATGTCGGCCGCGGCGCGGTGATTGCGGCCGGGGCGGTGGTCAGCAGGGACGTGCCGCCCATGGCGGTGGTCGGAGGCGTGCCGGCAAAAGTGCTGCGGTTTCGCGGGCAGGGGCGGAGCGACGAGGCACGGGCGCACCTCCAGAGCCTTGGCACGCGAGCGGCGACGCAATGGCAGGATGTGCTGGCCGCCAATCGCGAGGGCGCGGACTATGTCTCGCGCGAGCATGATGGCACGGCACGCAGATCGAGCCGCCATCTCTGCGACGCTATCGAGATTGCCGCCGGGTTTGGCGCAATTCCGCCCGAGCTCGATGTCGATGCTGCGATCGTGCGTCTGCAGGATATGCAGGACCCGGCCACGGGGCTGTTTCCCGATCCCTACCAGCCGCCGCGGCCCGACCGGCCGATGCGCGACGACGGCCTCGCGCTCTATAATGTGTTGTCTGCCGGCTATGCGCTGGAGGTGTTGGGCAGCCGACCAGTGCACCCGATCGCGGCGGTGGAACTGCAAGGCCCGGACCTCTGCGACTGGCTCGAAAGCCTGCCCTGGCGCGAACGGGCGTGGGGGGCAGGAGCCGCGGTGGACGCCATTGGGACGGCGCTTTATTTCAATGCGCGCTATTTCACCTCCGGCCGGGCGCGAGAGGCGCTCTTTGGCTGGCTGGCTCTCAACCAGGACCGCGGCACCGGGCTCTGGGGCAGCTCTACGCCGGGGGAAGGTCTGCTGCAGCCGGTCAATGGCTTTTACCGGCTGACACGCGGCACCTATGCGCAGTTTGGGGTCGCGGTGCCGAGGACGGAAGCGGCGATCGACAGCGTGCTACTCAATTATCGCCATTACAGCGGCTTTGCCGGCGCCACCTACACGGCCTGCAATCTGCTCGATACCATCCATCCGCTGGTGCTGTGCCTTGGGCAGACCGATCACCGCCGCCACGAAGCGGAGGCGATCGCCCGCTCGATCATTGCGCGGGCCGGTCCGCGTTGGGTGGAGAGCAGGGGCTTCGCCTTTGCCGATGGGCAGGAGCCGGGCCTGCAGGGCACGGAAATGTGGCTGTCCGTGGTGCATCTGGCGGCAAAACTGCTTGGACTCGAGGCCGATTTTGCCTTCGTGCCCAAGGGCGTACACCGGACAAAGGCCGTTGGGCTGGGTCTATAG
- a CDS encoding DUF2264 domain-containing protein: MTYDPVSANPLAGNPLRTRDDVEKGLRDLFAPLLPYFSEGGARVRLDAVGAHFDRAAADLEGFARPLWGLTPLAAGGGDFDHWELYRQGLANGTDPEHSEYWGTVNGIDQRQVELAAIGFTMKMLPHLVWEPLPQKAKDNLAAYLKHARQFDYAPNNWKFFRILVDLGLEECGVEFDRSYTDRYLAELEDFYIDDGWYRDGNIRRIDHYIPFAMHFYGLIYAKLARGDGDRVAVYKERARLFARDIQHWFDDEGGTLAFGRSLTYRFACGGFWGALAFADVEALPWGVIKGQFLRHLRWWSKLPIATRDGVLSVGYGYPNLFMSESYNSSGSPYWALKAFLPLALPADHPFWTAEEVDADFDDVPVPLKHPGMVMMHTPGNVVALSSGQQNWQMRHGTEKYAKFVYSSRYGFSVEADERAYPQGAFDGALAFSDDGRHYRVRETNESARIAGKKLHAVWKPWSDVTVETWLIPANPWHIRVHKITSPRALHATEGGFAIGRADQNADTYIDEPGRGLAKSVTDVSAIVDLSPDGQREGRAFRALPNTNLIVSKTIVPQLRGEIPAGTTVLVTAAMAHPAGAAAETALAQPPEAPDLAALEALFAREGVDVSAIMVPENF; encoded by the coding sequence ATGACCTACGATCCCGTTTCCGCCAATCCGCTGGCCGGTAATCCGCTGAGAACCCGAGACGATGTCGAGAAGGGGCTGCGCGACCTGTTTGCGCCGCTGCTGCCCTATTTCTCCGAAGGTGGGGCGCGCGTGCGGCTCGACGCGGTGGGCGCCCATTTTGATCGGGCCGCGGCCGACCTTGAAGGCTTTGCCCGGCCGCTCTGGGGGCTGACGCCACTGGCTGCGGGCGGCGGCGATTTTGACCATTGGGAGCTCTACCGGCAGGGCCTCGCCAATGGCACCGATCCCGAGCACTCCGAATATTGGGGGACGGTGAACGGCATTGACCAGCGGCAGGTGGAGCTGGCGGCCATTGGCTTTACCATGAAGATGCTGCCGCACCTCGTCTGGGAGCCGCTGCCGCAAAAGGCCAAGGACAATCTGGCCGCCTATCTCAAGCATGCGCGCCAGTTCGATTATGCGCCCAATAACTGGAAGTTCTTCCGGATCCTGGTTGATCTCGGGCTCGAGGAATGCGGGGTCGAATTCGACCGCTCCTATACCGACAGATATCTGGCTGAGCTCGAGGATTTCTATATCGACGATGGCTGGTATCGCGACGGCAATATCCGCCGGATCGACCATTACATCCCCTTCGCCATGCATTTTTACGGGCTGATCTACGCCAAGCTGGCCCGGGGCGATGGGGACCGCGTGGCCGTCTACAAGGAGCGCGCGCGGCTCTTTGCGCGGGATATCCAGCACTGGTTTGACGATGAGGGCGGCACGCTGGCCTTCGGGCGTTCGCTGACCTATCGCTTTGCCTGTGGCGGGTTCTGGGGCGCGCTGGCCTTTGCCGATGTAGAGGCTCTGCCATGGGGCGTCATCAAGGGCCAGTTCCTCAGGCATTTGCGCTGGTGGAGCAAGCTGCCGATTGCCACCCGCGATGGCGTGCTCTCAGTTGGCTATGGCTATCCCAACCTCTTCATGTCCGAGAGCTATAATTCCTCGGGCTCGCCCTATTGGGCGCTCAAAGCCTTCCTGCCGCTGGCGCTGCCGGCCGACCATCCTTTCTGGACGGCGGAAGAGGTCGACGCCGATTTCGACGATGTGCCGGTGCCCTTAAAGCATCCGGGCATGGTGATGATGCATACGCCGGGCAATGTGGTGGCGCTTTCGAGCGGCCAGCAGAATTGGCAGATGCGGCACGGCACCGAGAAATACGCCAAATTTGTCTATTCCTCGCGCTATGGCTTTTCGGTCGAGGCCGATGAACGCGCCTATCCGCAGGGCGCGTTTGACGGCGCGCTCGCCTTTTCCGACGACGGCCGCCATTATCGCGTGCGCGAGACCAATGAGAGCGCCAGGATTGCCGGCAAGAAGCTCCACGCGGTGTGGAAGCCATGGAGCGATGTGACGGTCGAGACCTGGCTCATACCCGCCAATCCCTGGCATATCCGCGTGCACAAGATCACTTCGCCGCGGGCGCTGCACGCCACCGAAGGCGGCTTTGCCATTGGCCGTGCCGACCAGAACGCCGACACTTATATCGACGAACCCGGTCGCGGTTTGGCCAAGAGCGTGACCGATGTCAGCGCCATTGTGGACTTGTCGCCGGACGGGCAGCGCGAGGGGCGGGCATTCCGCGCACTGCCCAACACCAATCTCATCGTCTCGAAAACCATCGTGCCGCAATTGCGGGGCGAGATCCCGGCCGGGACCACTGTTTTGGTGACGGCGGCGATGGCGCATCCGGCGGGCGCTGCGGCCGAAACTGCCCTCGCCCAGCCGCCAGAGGCGCCCGACCTTGCCGCGCTCGAAGCGCTTTTTGCCCGCGAGGGTGTTGATGTCAGCGCCATAATGGTGCCGGAGAATTTCTGA
- the epmA gene encoding EF-P lysine aminoacylase EpmA encodes MPAPKASPWWTPERHADRRPILLARNRFDAALRSWLAANEFLVVDPPGLQRSPGNEAHLHAFGTSMIGNDGAAEAMYLHTSPEFTMKKLLAAGEVRIASLQHVWRNRERSALHHPEFTMLEWYRVGEPYDAIIADCVAIIRLAADTTGIDQFNFRGRVCDPRAEAERISVADAFLAHAGIDLLATMDDLGVPDGDALAVQMADRGLDVPEDRSWSYLFSRILVEKVEPALGNGRVTILDRYPACEAALARRVPGDARVSERFEIYACGVELANGFGELTDAAEQRLRFEAEMAEKQRIYGERYPIDEDFLAALALMPEASGVALGFDRLVMLATGAPRIEAVLWAPVAE; translated from the coding sequence ATGCCCGCACCCAAAGCCTCCCCATGGTGGACGCCCGAACGCCATGCCGACCGCCGTCCCATCCTGCTGGCGCGCAACCGCTTCGACGCGGCATTGCGGTCCTGGCTCGCCGCGAATGAATTTCTCGTGGTCGATCCGCCCGGGCTGCAGCGTTCGCCGGGCAATGAGGCCCATCTGCATGCCTTCGGCACCAGCATGATCGGCAATGACGGGGCGGCAGAGGCCATGTACCTGCACACCTCGCCCGAATTCACCATGAAGAAGCTGCTGGCGGCGGGCGAAGTGCGGATCGCCAGCCTCCAGCATGTCTGGCGCAATCGCGAGCGCAGCGCGCTGCACCATCCCGAGTTCACCATGCTCGAATGGTATCGGGTGGGCGAGCCCTATGACGCGATCATTGCCGATTGCGTGGCCATCATCCGCCTGGCCGCCGACACGACCGGCATCGACCAGTTCAATTTCCGCGGGCGCGTCTGCGATCCGCGGGCCGAGGCCGAGCGGATCAGTGTCGCCGACGCGTTCCTTGCCCATGCCGGGATCGACCTCCTCGCCACCATGGATGATCTCGGCGTACCGGACGGCGATGCGCTGGCCGTGCAGATGGCCGATCGCGGGCTGGACGTGCCGGAGGACAGGAGCTGGAGCTATCTCTTCAGCCGCATCCTGGTGGAAAAGGTTGAGCCTGCGCTGGGCAATGGCCGCGTGACCATCCTCGACCGCTACCCGGCCTGCGAGGCGGCGCTGGCGCGTCGGGTTCCGGGCGATGCCCGCGTCTCCGAGCGCTTCGAAATCTATGCCTGTGGGGTGGAGCTGGCTAATGGCTTTGGCGAACTCACCGATGCCGCCGAGCAGCGCCTGCGCTTCGAGGCGGAAATGGCCGAAAAGCAACGCATCTATGGCGAGCGCTATCCGATCGACGAGGATTTCCTGGCGGCGCTCGCGCTGATGCCGGAGGCCAGTGGCGTGGCATTGGGGTTTGACCGGCTGGTGATGCTGGCAACCGGCGCGCCCAGGATAGAGGCGGTGCTCTGGGCACCGGTGGCAGAATGA
- a CDS encoding ThuA domain-containing protein — protein MTGKKALVVWGGMELHTPERGAHVVRALLEEEGFAVTVTPDDDALGAEDVGANDLIVPVITDGTLEPEKMKNLIGAIRAGTGLAGYHMGLATTFRASVPFRYAASVYWVQHPGNIIPYTVDVTRTDHPIMAGIESFTHTSEQYYLNYDPAVEVLATTTFSGEHHPWRKDVVMPVVFTTTHDKGRVFYSSLGHTADELEIPQVRTILKRGLLWAAR, from the coding sequence ATGACGGGGAAAAAGGCGCTGGTCGTCTGGGGCGGGATGGAATTGCATACCCCCGAACGGGGCGCGCATGTGGTGCGGGCGCTTCTCGAGGAAGAGGGTTTTGCCGTTACCGTTACGCCCGATGACGACGCGCTGGGCGCCGAGGATGTGGGGGCGAACGATCTCATCGTGCCGGTGATCACCGATGGTACGCTCGAGCCTGAAAAGATGAAGAACCTGATCGGCGCGATCCGTGCGGGCACCGGGCTTGCCGGTTATCACATGGGATTGGCGACGACGTTTCGGGCGAGCGTGCCGTTTCGATACGCAGCGAGCGTCTATTGGGTGCAGCACCCGGGCAATATCATCCCCTACACGGTCGATGTGACCCGGACCGATCATCCGATCATGGCCGGGATCGAGAGTTTTACGCACACATCCGAGCAGTATTATCTCAATTACGATCCGGCGGTTGAAGTGCTGGCGACGACGACATTCTCGGGTGAGCATCATCCCTGGCGCAAGGATGTGGTGATGCCGGTGGTGTTCACCACGACCCACGACAAGGGCCGGGTGTTTTACTCTTCGCTCGGGCACACCGCCGACGAGCTTGAGATTCCCCAGGTGCGGACGATCTTGAAGCGCGGGCTGCTCTGGGCGGCGCGGTGA
- a CDS encoding lysine-2,3-aminomutase-like protein: protein MVTSKALKTVADLEAAGLTDGTDLSAVAAKYAIGITPAVLDLIDPNDPDDPMARQFVPSVEELVTTPEEREDPIGDLAHSPVEGIVHRYPDRVLLKAVHVCPVYCRFCFRREMVGPQGLGTLTPDELDAAMAYIAAHTEIWEVILTGGDPLVLSPRRLRALMDRLAGIEHVKIVRFHTRVPVVEPERVDQDMVSALTASGKTTYLAVHANHPREFTPAARQAFRTLVEGGVVLVSQSVLLRGINDSVETLAALMRGFVENRIKPYYLHHPDLAPGTGHFRLSIEEGQALVAALRGRISGLCQPIYVLDIPGGHGKAELGQSRISGGDGCMTIKDWQGNEHAYPPPVTE from the coding sequence ATCGTCACATCCAAAGCTTTGAAGACTGTCGCTGATCTCGAAGCTGCCGGCTTGACCGATGGCACGGATCTGTCCGCCGTGGCGGCAAAGTACGCTATCGGCATTACCCCGGCTGTGTTGGACCTGATTGATCCAAACGATCCGGATGACCCGATGGCGCGGCAGTTCGTGCCGAGCGTCGAGGAGCTGGTGACGACACCGGAGGAGCGCGAGGACCCAATCGGGGATCTGGCCCATTCGCCGGTGGAGGGAATTGTCCATCGCTATCCCGACAGGGTGTTGCTGAAGGCCGTGCATGTCTGCCCGGTCTATTGCCGCTTCTGCTTCCGCCGCGAAATGGTGGGGCCGCAGGGGTTGGGAACCCTCACCCCCGACGAACTCGATGCGGCCATGGCCTATATCGCGGCGCACACCGAAATCTGGGAAGTCATCCTCACCGGCGGCGATCCGCTGGTGCTGTCGCCGCGCCGTCTGCGCGCACTGATGGACCGCCTCGCGGGGATCGAGCATGTCAAGATCGTGCGCTTTCACACCCGCGTTCCGGTGGTGGAGCCGGAGCGGGTCGACCAGGACATGGTGTCGGCGCTGACCGCGAGCGGCAAGACGACTTATCTGGCCGTTCATGCCAATCATCCGCGCGAGTTTACGCCCGCCGCCCGACAGGCGTTCCGCACGCTGGTCGAGGGCGGCGTGGTGCTGGTCAGCCAGTCCGTGCTCTTGCGCGGGATCAATGACAGTGTCGAGACGCTGGCAGCGCTGATGCGCGGCTTCGTCGAAAACCGCATAAAGCCCTATTACCTCCACCATCCGGACCTGGCGCCGGGGACCGGTCACTTCCGGCTGTCGATTGAAGAAGGACAGGCGCTGGTGGCGGCGCTGCGCGGGCGGATTTCCGGGCTCTGCCAGCCGATATACGTCCTCGATATTCCGGGTGGGCATGGCAAGGCCGAGCTCGGGCAGAGCCGCATTTCGGGCGGCGACGGGTGCATGACCATAAAAGACTGGCAGGGCAATGAGCACGCCTATCCGCCGCCAGTGACCGAATAG
- a CDS encoding class I SAM-dependent methyltransferase — translation MSTSLYPADFYADRRSHTAHAARHVLAALPSALNCNRVADIGCGTGTFLVAALEAGASAVFGMEGQWVSPDMLDDARIVFANQDLEQPFSGPSVDLVMSLEVAEHLSPARAQSFVADLVAMAPAALFSAAIPGQGGVGHINEQWPSFWAALFAAHGRKPYDVLRPKLWTDEAIPAWYRQNAILFLDDGTAEELGLTPDDPALLDRVHPAFWARANRELAYADALPESEVLRRRAEAAAE, via the coding sequence ATGTCCACCAGTCTCTACCCGGCCGATTTTTACGCCGATCGGCGCAGTCACACGGCCCATGCGGCACGCCATGTCCTCGCCGCTCTGCCGTCGGCCCTCAACTGCAATCGCGTGGCCGATATCGGCTGTGGCACGGGCACATTTCTGGTCGCCGCGCTCGAGGCAGGCGCGAGCGCTGTTTTCGGCATGGAAGGGCAATGGGTGAGCCCCGACATGCTGGACGACGCGCGGATCGTCTTCGCCAATCAGGATCTCGAACAGCCGTTTTCCGGCCCTTCGGTCGATCTCGTCATGTCGCTTGAAGTGGCCGAGCATCTCTCCCCGGCCCGCGCGCAATCCTTCGTCGCCGATCTCGTCGCCATGGCGCCGGCGGCCCTGTTCAGCGCCGCCATCCCCGGCCAGGGCGGCGTCGGCCATATCAATGAGCAATGGCCCAGCTTCTGGGCGGCGCTCTTCGCCGCGCACGGCCGCAAGCCCTATGACGTCCTGCGCCCCAAACTCTGGACCGACGAGGCGATCCCCGCCTGGTATCGGCAGAACGCAATTTTGTTCCTCGACGACGGAACGGCGGAGGAACTTGGCCTCACGCCGGACGACCCGGCCCTGCTCGACCGGGTCCACCCCGCCTTCTGGGCCCGCGCCAACCGCGAATTGGCCTATGCCGATGCGCTGCCGGAGTCAGAGGTGCTGCGTCGCCGGGCAGAAGCGGCAGCGGAGTGA